GCATCCAGCCCGGCCGCTCCCAGCGCCGCCTCCAGGGTGGCCCGGTCCTTGGGCGCCTTCTCGTGGTGGTAGCGCAGGCCCAGTTCGGTGTAGAGGCGGCCCAGCACCTGGGGCCCGTACTTCTGCTCGGCGGCGATACACACCCGCACCGGCCCGAAGCCCAGCCCCACCCGGTACTTGTGCGGCACGTCGCGCCCCTCGTTCAGGACGGCCAGGCTCATCACGTGCCAGCGGACACTGATCGGCCGCAGCTCCTGCACCTCGTTGATCCACCGCGAGGCGATCCACGCCCACGGGCACTGCGGGTCGAACCAGAAGTCGACGGCGCTCACGCTCTCCCCGGACACGCCGGCCTCCCTTCCCTCGCCATCGTGGACCTCTCTCCCGGTCACGCGGGGCCGGCCAAGGTGGTGGTGCGCAGCTCGCCGAGCACCTCCTCGGCGGCTTTGAGGGCGCCGGCCACGCACTGGCCGACCCCGACCCCGTCGTAGGCGGCGCCGCACACCGCGAGGCCGGGCTGGGCGGCGACCCCGGCCCGGATGCGCGCCACCCGCTCCAGATGCCCCACCGTGTACTGCGGCACCGCCCTCTCCCACCGGCTCACCCGGGAGGCCAGCGGCGTGCCGCTCACCCCGGTGACCTCGGCGAGTTCGGCGGCGGCGAGCGCGACGAGGTCGGCCTCGTCGCGGGCCAGCAGGTCCTCGCCGCCGCTGCCGCCGCCCTGGCAGCGCACGATGTCCACCTCGCCCGCCAGGTGCGGCCACTTCATGGTGGAGAACGTGACCACCTTCATCGCCCGCCCGTCCACCGCCGGCACCCGGTAGCCGCTGTGCCCCAGGCCGCGTACCGCATCAAGTGCCCTACGGGGAAAGGCGAGCGTGACGATGACGGAACCGGCGTGGGGGATCTCGGCGAGCGCGGTGGTGGCCCGGCCGGTCCCGGGAAGGCCGGCGAGCAGCGGGCCGGCCTGCGCCGCGGGCACGGCGACGATGACGGCGTCCGCGTCGAGGTGCTCGTCCCCGGCGGCGCCGTGCACGCTCACCCGCCAGCCGTCCTCGCGGCGTTCGAGCCCGCGCACCCTGCTCCCGGTGCGCACGGCCGAGCCGGGCGAGGCGGCGAGCAGGCCGTCCGCGAGGACCTGCGGCAGCGAGCCGAGCCCGCCGGTCAGGGTGGAGATGCCGGTGGTGGGCTCCTGCCCCGGCGGCAGCGGCTCCGGCAGCAGCGCGCCCGCCGCTTGTGCCAGCGAGGC
The sequence above is a segment of the Streptomyces sp. Je 1-369 genome. Coding sequences within it:
- a CDS encoding DsbA family protein — encoded protein: MSGESVSAVDFWFDPQCPWAWIASRWINEVQELRPISVRWHVMSLAVLNEGRDVPHKYRVGLGFGPVRVCIAAEQKYGPQVLGRLYTELGLRYHHEKAPKDRATLEAALGAAGLDAELAAAMDSTEYDTALRASHHAGMDRVGYDVGTPVIAVDGNAFFGPVVTPVPRGEAAARLWDGVLLVTATDGFFELKRTRDRKPDFG
- the hemG gene encoding protoporphyrinogen oxidase, with product MADNGMARSGTAPHVVVVGGGVAGLAAAFFLREEPVRVTVLEGAGRLGGQLAVSELAGVVIDEGAESTYARRPKTARLLKAAGLEERVVAAGTKSMAVWSGGRLRPPLERQFMGVPCDLDELAKSGILSEEGVARAREDLTLPRAGREEDRSVADVVGGRLGREVVERLVDPFLSDAYFGRADELSFEATLTPLVSASRRRASLAQAAGALLPEPLPPGQEPTTGISTLTGGLGSLPQVLADGLLAASPGSAVRTGSRVRGLERREDGWRVSVHGAAGDEHLDADAVIVAVPAAQAGPLLAGLPGTGRATTALAEIPHAGSVIVTLAFPRRALDAVRGLGHSGYRVPAVDGRAMKVVTFSTMKWPHLAGEVDIVRCQGGGSGGEDLLARDEADLVALAAAELAEVTGVSGTPLASRVSRWERAVPQYTVGHLERVARIRAGVAAQPGLAVCGAAYDGVGVGQCVAGALKAAEEVLGELRTTTLAGPA